The genome window TCatttggagagaaagagaaccatCCTTTCCTTTCAGCAGACTCCCTGGTCACTCCTACAGCCCAACTTGCCTCCACCTCAATATTCACCTCCACGTGCCAGAAGTGTCGTCCTGAGTGGAAGCCCTCCTTCCCCAGGATACAGGACCACCCATCAAATCTCAGTGGATTATTAGGAACCTTCCTATTTTTTCCTGCTGTCACTCTCCTCCCATTATCAGACAGGATCAACTCACAGTGAGCTGTATCAGGGTCCAGAGTCACATCAGCTGTCGAGAGGAACAACAATTACCACGATCACAAATGTCACTATAGATTAGAAAGGAAAAATCTGATTTGAGATACAACATTATGGTTTACTATATTTTGGAACAGGTGCATGTCATTCTGAAGTATGAATAATATAATACTCCAAATAACCGTACCTGCCAGTGGGATGACTGTTTCCTTGCTGGGTTCACTCATGTCTCCGTCTCTATAGATGGCACACACTCTGACTCTGcaagaggtgtgtgtgggtgttagggAGTACACACACTCATCCCTGTCTGTTAGCAGTATGACCCACTcttcctgtccctcctctctgtacTCCAGTCTGTAGTGGAGCACAGGCCGTCCCTCTGCAGCCTCCGCTGGTCTTCTCCAGGTCAGACTGACCGAGTTTCTGTCTGCTGACTGGACTACCGGACGCCCAGGCTCAGACCCTGACCCAGTCTCTGTCACAGTGATGTCACTGAACTCACTAGTCACTCCTGCCATGTCCTCTGCTCTGTGTCTGATCTGGTACTGTGTATCTCTCTCCAGGCCTGATATCACAAAGGCTTCCCCATTTTCTCCGGTCATCATGCTTCTCCAGTTCTTCTCCTCATGGAGAAAGAACAGGTCAGGTCTGACAGGTCTGTACTCCACTCTGAACCTGTCAGTTTGTCCAGTCTTCGACGGGGATAAGCAAAGGGTCACACTACTCTGCTGTGTGTCTACTACCTTAACAGTCTCAGGCTTTGACACAGCTTCATAGTCAGAGTCCACTAACTTGCCTCCCTGGTAGAGACGGATGGAGGCTCCAGGAGTGGAATCATCTGGAATGGAGGTTGCAACGAACTTGAGTTTCTTGGTGACAATGAAATCAAGAAAAGCTCTAGCTGCCGTTGTTACTCTCTCCTTGTTCTCCTCAGACTTGAACCAGGGTTGAGTGTGCTGGTAGCGGTGGCCAGGCCTGGTATGTGAGTATGTCTGTAGGGAGTCAAGATGCTGCTTCAGGGATGAGAGATACTGGTCTGTTTCAcccagagaggtgagagtgaaacacaccacagtgtctgtcttTGAATTACTAATGACTTTTTGCAGCTGGTCTGTAGACACCATCTTAGATCTGATTTTAGAGTCAAGAGATTCAAGGAACTTCAGCTCAGCCTGTTTGTCATCCAGCCACTGTCCTGTTGCTTCCATTCTGAACGGGGACAGATCATGACCTATCATCTCTTCTTCAACAGCTTTCTCCTCCTGCACTCCTGACCTCACAGACACCAAAACTCTACCCATGAGTTTCTGCAGTTGAGCTAGGTACTGTTGAATGAGATCTATAAAATGTATCAATTTATCCTTCAGGTCCTGAACTTTACTGACCCACTCATGCTTTACTATCTCCTCACACCTTGTGCCTATGCATCTGTAgtgttccatctctctctctaccctggacTGCAGGTCTTCACTCATCTCCCTCACACAGGTTGCTGCAGGGTGCAGGTTCTTCAGAGGGCAGAGCCAAACTCTCAGAGGAACAGCCTTCTCTCCACTGGGCCCCAGCAGCTTAGGGAAGGACTTACAGAGATCAGTTATCTCTCTATCACCTCTATTTGTCTCAAGATCTCCATAGTAGGTACAGGTGAGACCAGAAGATTTAGCTAGTTGAGCAGCTTCGTCCTCTGCTGTGAGAAGTTGGATCATTTTCTTCAGTTTATTTATAACTTTGCTTGTGGTCCATGTTCTGTTTGTCTTACAAACGATGAAGGCCTGAGTTCCATATGTCACAGCCATGACCACGTGTGTGGCTGTTTGCTGCTGAATCACTTCAGGACGCCTCACCTTCTCTAACAGGAAGGAAGTCAGCTGATCCAGTCGGGTGGTTCTCTTGTAGTGCAGAGTCACATAGTCCCCTTTGTGCAGGAGAGGATGGTTTAGATACTCTGCAGCTCCTCTCACCTCCACCAGTCCAGACAGGAAACTGGTTCTGATTGGCTGATCCAGTCCCAGAGCTCTGAACCTCTCCTGCAGAGAGTCTGTCTCTATTACCTTGGTCTCAGTGAACGGGAACGGCAGGGATATTTTCCCTTTTATCTTATTGTCTGAGTCACACAAGACGTCTGAAAGGAGGGAAAATGTAATGTACAGTATTATCATTTATTATAATTCCATATTCTCCAAGACATTTATATTATTCTCATCCATTCCACTATCCCTATAAACACATAATAATTCTGAACATAATCGGTGCAGATATCACTTAAATGTAGAGTTACCTGGAGTGAAGGACTCAGAGCAACAGTCATACAGCATTCCAGGGTGAATGGGCCGACCCAGAGCTGGCACCTCCACCCAGCCTGagagacaacatgggagagaaCAGTAAGATATGAGACAATAGTCCACACAAGGAGACATGTTGATAATACTATCTTCTTTACTTCAGAAATATATAACTGTCATTCTGATAGGATCATAGTCACACTGACTAGAGTTGAATGCGGGAGACACCGAGATTTACTGCCTAAAACCACTCTCTTTTCCTGGGAAAAATAACTGcgagaaaccggtaaattattataaattatttataggaacagcatggcgtgaaatggaactgttaaatatatgcaatgtctaaatctggcttttctacggcctctgcatgatgaatcatcaatgctcagggtggggacagacagcctatctcagcatctttctctctctctatcaattccattcaaattccatccaaaatagataatcctgttGTAGATTGATATATATCCCTATACATTGCTtttggaaagtattaagaccacttgactttttccaaatgttattacattacagccatattctaaaattgactaaaTCACTTTTTTCTCTTATCAATctacaaatctacacacaataccccataacgacaaagcgaaaacaggtttttagacatttttgcaaacaaatttacataagtattcagaccctttactataagaatcgaaactgagctcaggtgcatcctgtttccattgatcatcctttagatgtttctacaatttgattggtgtccacctgtggtaaattcaattgattggacatgatttggaaaggtacacacctgtctatataaggtaccacagttgacagtggatgtcagagcaaaaaccaagccatgaagtcaaaggaattgtccgtagagctctgagacaggattgtgtcgaaggcacagatctggggaagggtaccaaaacatttctgcagcattgaacgtccccaagaatacagtggcctccatcattcttaaattgaatgatggccaagactcttcctagagctgggcgcccggccaaactgagcaatatggGGATAAAGGccttttggtcagggaggtgaccaagaacccgatggtcactctgacagagatccagagttcctctgtggagatgggagaaccttccagaaggacaatcatctctgcagcactccaccaatcaagcctttatggtagagtggccaggcagaagccacttctcagtaaaaggcccaTGATAGCcagcttgaagtttgccaaaaggcacctaaaggactctcagaccatgagatacaagattctctgatctgatgaaaccaagattgaactctttggcctgaatgccaagcatcacatctgaaggaaacgtggcaccatccctatggtgaagcatggtggtggcagcgtcatgctgtggggatgttttcagcggcagggactgggagactagtcagcatcgagggaaagatgaacggagcaaagtacagagaggtccttgactAAAActtactccagagcactcaggacctcagactggggtgaaggttcaccttctaacaggacaatgaccctaagcacacagccaagacaacgcaggagtggcttcgggacaagtctctaaatgtccttgagtggcccagccagagcctggacttgaacacgattgaacatctctggggagatctgaaaatagctgtgcagcgacgctccccatccaacttgacagagtttgagaggatctgcagagaagaatgggagaaactccccaaatacaggtatgccaagcttgtagcgtcatacccaagaagacgcgtggctgtaatcgctgccaaaggtgcttcaacaaagtactgagtaaagggtctgaatacttatgtaaatgtgatatttacgtttTTTCTTTTTAAGAAATTTGCAAagatgtctaaacctgtttttgctttgtcattatgggttattgtgtgtagattgaggtggggggggggactatttaatcaattttagaataaggctgtaacgtaacaaaatgtggaaaaagtcaaggggtctgaatactttcccgattgcactgtagatgtcctaacctaccTCTTTCAGGTATTAAATTCAATTAGCCTTATATTTAATTAATTAATGATGAGAGCCTCTGTCTCTTGCTCAATACCCACACACCTGTGCTCCACTGGCCTCTCTCCTTAAAAAACactccttagctcttggagtcccatgcaggaaaagctagaTTAGAATAGGCTGctggacatttttttttaaatgtcttataccaatagactattcgaagagggacgcaagctcttgtttgctgaatgttaaatacagcagccaatagaactcaCGGGTAGTTTCAAATATGAGTACATgcggtaggctatagcagttatttattcagatcGATAACCATTCAATCTTTGTGAAGAAaagtgaaagccttctgcatCTAATTCTTATATTATTCAAGAATGATTACGATAAGGACAACGAAACGTATTAaatttaactgttgaaagcgaTTAATTAATGaaccagagagaaagaggtaggccAATATCATTTGGGGAAATACACTAAATGGCAATAaggatgtggacaccccttcaaattagtggattcagctatttcagccacacccattgctgccAGGtgttaaaatcgagcacacagccatgcaatctctgtagacgaacattggcagtagaatggcccgtactaaagagctcagtgactttcaacgtggcactgtcataggatgccacctttccaacaagtcagttcatctcatttctgccctgctagagctgcctggtcaactgtaagtgctgttattgtgaagtggaaacgtctaggagcagcaAAGGCTCagtgcgaagtggtaggccacacaagctcacagaacaggactgccaagtgctgaaatcgcctgtcctcggttgcaacactcactaccaagttccaaacagcctctggaagcaatgtcggcacaagaactgtttgtcggcagcttcatgaaatgggtttccatggtcgagcagccacacacagcactaagatcaccatgtgcaatgccaatcttcggctggagtggtgtaaagcttgctgccatctggagcagtggaaacgcgttctctggagtgatgaatcacggttCACCATCTGGTAATCCCACAgaaaaatctgggtttggtggatgccaggagaacgctacctgccccaatgccccaataggtccatatagaaacggtttgtcgagatcagtgtggaaaaacttgactggcctgcacagagctctaacctcaaccccatcgaatatCTTTGGGAGGACTGAGAGCCAGGCCtagtcgcccaacatcagtgttcgACCCCACTAATGCTCTTTTGGCTTAATGGATGCAAgtctctgcagcaatgttccaacatctagttttATAGCGTCAAAGGGGGAACCAACCCCATATTAAggcccatgatttttgaatgagatgttctacaagcaggtgtctacatacttttgacCATGTAGTGTATTATGAAAGCTAGATGATATGCGTCAGCTtactaattatacaaataggccctACTATATTTCAAAATGAAAATTAAATTCGCTAGCCTGTACCTGTAACTTTGTAGGCAGCATGTGCTGTACCAGAATCGCATGTTCTCTCCctgctttatcatggtttgaacaatgtgcgtaattccagtccatataatacagtataatacaacacagtaatgcagttcacactcaaaaagattagcctactggagctagtttcatGTATTTATccaagagagcatatagctagctacatctatgggcttttatgtttttctgtcgtTCATAGCCTGCATTAGCCTATAAATATACATGTATTGGataacggcacaatcatttgggcttGGGCTCCTTAAATATcttttaatgtagggctcataacaTGTATTTAATATATGGCTCATCAAGCTCAGGTAGCGTTTtcgatcaaagctctaatcaaatccagacataggTCTATTTACAGtatatgctttataatgcttttgaatCACACTTTCGTTTTTGGCGTGAAATACCGGGTTACccgggagaaaagtgatttattctcgggatgaaacatttgtaaaataccgggaaaatattcaaccctaacACTGACCAGCTGTAATATTCTCCAGGTTTCCTCTCTCAGTCTCAGCTGCTTTCTGCTGAAGGTCTGAGCGGAGTTTGTTGATGGTGTCCATCCGTTGTTTCTCAATTGCCTCTTGTTTTAATACTGAATTCTCCTTCTTCAGCTCAGAGATGATTTTCTTCAGCTCAGAATCTTCTTCCCCCATCTTCATCTTTTTAGAGACGCTCCCCTCcacctcatcctcatcctcattcTTCTGAAGAgtaaccaggacacacacacagtaagtctCATTATATCAACAATAGTTGGGTCGTTCCACAAATAGAGTACGTTTTGCCTCCCTTTGATGTtgtaagtagaaattgtgcacaaatATCTAATTTTAAAAgcatgttatattaaatgaagtgcatATAAAAGAATGAAGACCGCATGGAAAATTCAATAAATCAAATTTTTTTATGAATAAAGACTTACTAAAGTGCAAAAATAAATCTGCATTTTGTCATGATTTTCTGACTTCAAAGAAGATTCTTACCCACTTAAATCACAACATTTCTCAATTTCTCATTgtaaagttattttgttgctttgaagtCATGTCTGGAGATGATAATTTATTCCATGTGCTTAGTGATACATTATGTCTCTCTTTCAACCCTGTTAAGTGAACTAAATTCTCGTTTTAATATAGAGAAActattttaaaattattttttcaaaagaaacatagaacatataatagtcaaatcatagtgtaaaagcaggtgagctctTTCCACTCTTTTTGGCAATTTCCTGGTGTTTTGGGGTGGAAAATTGAGTTATAGGTTTGCGTTGTAGGTTTCAGGATatttgtatctaaaccaaagtagacacttttaagattgttctatacatcagttggggtctatATAAGCTTAAAAttaggtcctaaacctagcatgaaagtgcatccttgtagctgtgtgggctaatattgccaaaatgtttgccttggtgtaagttgagccaatggcaagttgagtgttttcttcccaggcgtaatgcaaggcattatcgctggattatgaggtaacaacagggcctaTGTTAAAAGTGTAAGTAACAAgagaatttcccaggacatagacatatctgatattggcagaaagcttaaattcttgttaatcgaactgcactgtccaatttacagtagctattacagtaaaataataccatgctattgtttgaggagagtgcacagttttgaacttgaaaagttattaataaaccaattaggcacatttgggcagtcgtgGTAGAAATATTTTTACTGAAACACaatagttcattggatcagtctaaaactttgcacatacattggccaaaatcaaaattgcagctggactggaataatacattatggcctttctcttgcatttcaaagatgatggtacaaaaaaatacaaaagaacggttggttgtttctttgtattatcttttaccagatctattctgttatattctcctacattcctttcacatttccacaaacttcaaagtgtttcctttgaaatagtACCAATAATATgcctatccttgcttcagggcctgagttacaggcagttagatttgtgtatgtcattttaggcgaaaattgaaaaaaaggggcggattcTTAAGAGGTTATATGATGCTTAAAATCCATTAAAGACAAAAAAGTGAATGGGATTGTGTTGAGTTTTGTTTCGGAAATAAAGATAGTGCAAAATTTTATTCAGTACAGATATTTGTAGGTGGCTTAACTTCTTATgtcaagagaccacttttttggacaagctatgtgtTTAAAACCGCAATGTTTACAttcattctgattatttccaggggtacacaacatcctgaaatatatgttgatatctttgttagaaagaatactatatttcccatGACGGAGTAATGCTGATGCCACATTCACGTGCTTTCGGAGCTCCTAGTTCCCAGTGGGAAATTTCACTTGAACAACCCTCCATGTCGGAATTACAAGTGGGAAAATGTTGTTACCCGAGTTGTGACTTTTCACCTTTTCAACCAAAAGATGATGACAAATCAGTTTTTGACAATTACAACCATGTCAATATTTTGATGTAGCTAGTCTGACCATATTGTCAATgttaagcaagctagctaactttattaTTAGCATTGTTAGCTAGCTTATCAAGCAAGCTAGAATTGTATTGGTTAAAGAATTGTTACGACTTCAACATCATTTGAACACAATCATGTCGTACTTGCCACTTCCCAGTTTCTTATTTTCCACGAGCATCTGAAGCCAGCATGAAGGTAAAAAATGACTCAACTTGCCCCTCTCccttacccctctccctctcccttacccCTAGCCCTTAACCCTGGCCCTCTCCCTTACCCCTGGCCCTCTCCCATAACCCTGGCCCTCTCCCTTACCCCTGGCCCTCTCCCTTACTCCTGGCCCTCTCCCTTACTCCTGGCCCTCTCCCTTACTCCTGGCCCTCTCCCATAACCCTGGCCCTCCCCCTTACCCCTGGCCCTCCCCCTTACCCCTGGCCCTCCCCCTTACCCCTGGCCCTCTCCCTTACGCCTGGCCCTCTCCCATAACCCTGGCCCTCTCCCTTACCCCTGGCCCTCCCCCTTACCCCTGGCCCTCTCCCTTACTCCTGGCCCTCTCCCTTACCCCTGGCCCTCTCCCTTACTCCTGGCCCTCTCCCTTACTCCTGGCCCTCTCCCATACCCCTGGCCCTCTCCCTTACTCCTGGCCCTCTCCCTTACTCCTGGCCCTCTCCCATAACCCTGGCCCTCTCCCTTACTCCTGGCCCTCTCCCTTACTCCTGGCCCTCTCCCTTACTCCTGGCCCTCTCCCTTACTCCTGGCCCTCTCCCTTACTCCTGGCCCTCTCCCTTACTCCTGGCCCTCTCCCATAACCCTGGCCCTCTCCCTTACTCCTGGCCCTCTCCCTTACCCCTGGCCCTTTCCCTTACCCCTGGCCCTGTCACAAGTGGATTTATGGACGATTTAAGATGAAAACATCAACCCTattatggtcaaccctgttactttatttggcacttactattgtcattttatttatttcacctcttGTGATGGGAAAACATGATTATTGAAGTTATTCATGTGTCTTTATGACCGAAtgctaaaatgtaaaaacctCTACATTTCCAAATGACACTACCCAACAGTACTCTATTGGTGGAACAACCCAGACAAGTGCTTGTAGTCATATCTAATATTATATTTCTAATGACAGTACCTCTTTGATCCTCTCTGTCTTTCCAGTGTTACCATGGTGGCCTTTGTGTCCACCGTATCCAATGACATCGGCCAGGGTGTgtctctgcagagctgggatggtgtAGTGCTGTCTGACGTGAAGCTCGCAGTAGGAGACAGTGCAGGTCAAACAGGACTTAACCGCTCTCAGCTTCTGGCCAGAGCATATATCACATGCCACATCCACGGGCCCAGCATAGCCCAGAGCAGGGAGGGCAGGACTGAGGCCTACCTGCTGGAGCTCCTGGAGCACCTTGGCCAAGGCTGCGTTAGTGTAGAGCACAGGCTTGGCTCTGAATCTCTTATTGCACTGGGGGCACACATAGTTTCCTGCATGGCCGGGCTGGGCCCAGTGTGTGCTGATACACTGCCtgcagtaactgtgtccacagggaaTGGAGACCGGGTCCCTCATCACATCTGAACACAAAGGGCATCTGAAATGATGTACAGTCAGCAAActggcactgagagagagagagagagagagagagagagagagagagagagagagagagagagagagagagagagagagagacagagagagagagagagagttaactgTGTATTGCCTTCCTCCAAAACGGTCAACCTGGTCGCACCAATtaacattatattatatttttcacattttttcACATTCACATGATATGATATGATCCTCCGTGTCACATGGTATGATATGATCCTCCGTGTCACATGATATGATACGTTCCTCTATGGCTGCGTTTCAAACACGTAAAAGACACCCTCACTTTATTGCCTTCGGGGAACTCACACGGCCATCTTTGCCGTCGGTCCAAACAATTagccccataattcaatttgcgttgattgtacatccgctaagaaaagtcagccaaaacttaaaaccaacatcaatatggagaagtcaacatacaaatGTAAGTAAAAAcagttagaaattgtgctactgatgcacatgacggcacaaacacgtatcgtaaaagtaatgatgtttttgttCGGTTAGCTTTCGGAAACGTTAGCTAGCGCATGTAACTTTCCCTAACATCACACTT of Salmo salar chromosome ssa01, Ssal_v3.1, whole genome shotgun sequence contains these proteins:
- the LOC106571461 gene encoding uncharacterized protein isoform X2, with protein sequence MEPEGDPGVVSRSVKEERVESPALSCLSMKSNWSMIEPIHFREETMPPDLSASLLTVHHFRCPLCSDVMRDPVSIPCGHSYCRQCISTHWAQPGHAGNYVCPQCNKRFRAKPVLYTNAALAKVLQELQQVGLSPALPALGYAGPVDVACDICSGQKLRAVKSCLTCTVSYCELHVRQHYTIPALQRHTLADVIGYGGHKGHHGNTGKTERIKENEDEDEVEGSVSKKMKMGEEDSELKKIISELKKENSVLKQEAIEKQRMDTINKLRSDLQQKAAETERGNLENITAGWVEVPALGRPIHPGMLYDCCSESFTPDVLCDSDNKIKGKISLPFPFTETKVIETDSLQERFRALGLDQPIRTSFLSGLVEVRGAAEYLNHPLLHKGDYVTLHYKRTTRLDQLTSFLLEKVRRPEVIQQQTATHVVMAVTYGTQAFIVCKTNRTWTTSKVINKLKKMIQLLTAEDEAAQLAKSSGLTCTYYGDLETNRGDREITDLCKSFPKLLGPSGEKAVPLRVWLCPLKNLHPAATCVREMSEDLQSRVEREMEHYRCIGTRCEEIVKHEWVSKVQDLKDKLIHFIDLIQQYLAQLQKLMGRVLVSVRSGVQEEKAVEEEMIGHDLSPFRMEATGQWLDDKQAELKFLESLDSKIRSKMVSTDQLQKVISNSKTDTVVCFTLTSLGETDQYLSSLKQHLDSLQTYSHTRPGHRYQHTQPWFKSEENKERVTTAARAFLDFIVTKKLKFVATSIPDDSTPGASIRLYQGGKLVDSDYEAVSKPETVKVVDTQQSSVTLCLSPSKTGQTDRFRVEYRPVRPDLFFLHEEKNWRSMMTGENGEAFVISGLERDTQYQIRHRAEDMAGVTSEFSDITVTETGSGSEPGRPVVQSADRNSVSLTWRRPAEAAEGRPVLHYRLEYREEGQEEWVILLTDRDECVYSLTPTHTSCRVRVCAIYRDGDMSEPSKETVIPLAADVTLDPDTAHCELILSDNGRRVTAGKNRKVPNNPLRFDGWSCILGKEGFHSGRHFWHVEVNIEVEASWAVGVTRESAERKGWFSFSPNEGYWCLSKPSYSSTLCVFKTNLPWPSNLKVLDVCVDIEERWVSFYNAVSRSHVYTITDMVFTKGERIYPLFRTYGRDKGLVIQELK
- the LOC106571461 gene encoding uncharacterized protein isoform X1, which gives rise to MEPEGDPGVVSRSVKEERVESPALSCLSMKSNWSMIEPIHFREETMPPDLSASLLTVHHFRCPLCSDVMRDPVSIPCGHSYCRQCISTHWAQPGHAGNYVCPQCNKRFRAKPVLYTNAALAKVLQELQQVGLSPALPALGYAGPVDVACDICSGQKLRAVKSCLTCTVSYCELHVRQHYTIPALQRHTLADVIGYGGHKGHHGNTGKTERIKEKNEDEDEVEGSVSKKMKMGEEDSELKKIISELKKENSVLKQEAIEKQRMDTINKLRSDLQQKAAETERGNLENITAGWVEVPALGRPIHPGMLYDCCSESFTPDVLCDSDNKIKGKISLPFPFTETKVIETDSLQERFRALGLDQPIRTSFLSGLVEVRGAAEYLNHPLLHKGDYVTLHYKRTTRLDQLTSFLLEKVRRPEVIQQQTATHVVMAVTYGTQAFIVCKTNRTWTTSKVINKLKKMIQLLTAEDEAAQLAKSSGLTCTYYGDLETNRGDREITDLCKSFPKLLGPSGEKAVPLRVWLCPLKNLHPAATCVREMSEDLQSRVEREMEHYRCIGTRCEEIVKHEWVSKVQDLKDKLIHFIDLIQQYLAQLQKLMGRVLVSVRSGVQEEKAVEEEMIGHDLSPFRMEATGQWLDDKQAELKFLESLDSKIRSKMVSTDQLQKVISNSKTDTVVCFTLTSLGETDQYLSSLKQHLDSLQTYSHTRPGHRYQHTQPWFKSEENKERVTTAARAFLDFIVTKKLKFVATSIPDDSTPGASIRLYQGGKLVDSDYEAVSKPETVKVVDTQQSSVTLCLSPSKTGQTDRFRVEYRPVRPDLFFLHEEKNWRSMMTGENGEAFVISGLERDTQYQIRHRAEDMAGVTSEFSDITVTETGSGSEPGRPVVQSADRNSVSLTWRRPAEAAEGRPVLHYRLEYREEGQEEWVILLTDRDECVYSLTPTHTSCRVRVCAIYRDGDMSEPSKETVIPLAADVTLDPDTAHCELILSDNGRRVTAGKNRKVPNNPLRFDGWSCILGKEGFHSGRHFWHVEVNIEVEASWAVGVTRESAERKGWFSFSPNEGYWCLSKPSYSSTLCVFKTNLPWPSNLKVLDVCVDIEERWVSFYNAVSRSHVYTITDMVFTKGERIYPLFRTYGRDKGLVIQELK
- the LOC106571461 gene encoding verrucotoxin subunit beta isoform X4 is translated as MEPEGDPGVVSRSVKEERVESPALSCLSMKSNWSMIEPIHFREETMPPDLSASLLTVHHFRCPLCSDVMRDPVSIPCGHSYCRQCISTHWAQPGHAGNYVCPQCNKRFRAKPVLYTNAALAKVLQELQQVGLSPALPALGYAGPVDVACDICSGQKLRAVKSCLTCTVSYCELHVRQHYTIPALQRHTLADVIGYGGHKGHHGNTGKTERIKEKNEDEDEVEGSVSKKMKMGEEDSELKKIISELKKENSVLKQEAIEKQRMDTINKLRSDLQQKAAETERGNLENITAGWVEVPALGRPIHPGMLYDCCSESFTPDVLCDSDNKIKGKISLPFPFTETKVIETDSLQERFRALGLDQPIRTSFLSGLVEVRGAAEYLNHPLLHKGDYVTLHYKRTTRLDQLTSFLLEKVRRPEVIQQQTATHVVMAVTYGTQAFIVCKTNRTWTTSKVINKLKKMIQLLTAEDEAAQLAKSSGLTCTYYGDLETNRGDREITDLCKSFPKLLGPSGEKAVPLRVWLCPLKNLHPAATCVREMSEDLQSRVEREMEHYRCIGTRCEEIVKHEWVSKVQDLKDKLIHFIDLIQQYLAQLQKLMGRVLVSVRSGVQEEKAVEEEMIGHDLSPFRMEATGQWLDDKQAELKFLESLDSKIRSKMVSTDQLQKVISNSKTDTVVCFTLTSLGETDQYLSSLKQHLDSLQTYSHTRPGHRYQHTQPWFKSEENKERVTTAARAFLDFIVTKKLKFVATSIPDDSTPGASIRLYQGGKLVDSDYEAVSKPETVKVVDTQQSSVTLCLSPSKTGQTDRFRVEYRPVRPDLFFLHEEKNWRSMMTGENGEAFVISGLERDTQYQIRHRAEDMAGVTSEFSDITVTETGSGSEPGRPVVQSADRNSVSLTWRRPAEAAEGRPVLHYRLEYREEGQEEWVILLTDRDECVYSLTPTHTSCRVRVCAIYRDGDMSEPSKETVIPLAVTFVIVVIVVPLDS
- the LOC106571461 gene encoding verrucotoxin subunit beta isoform X3 is translated as MRDPVSIPCGHSYCRQCISTHWAQPGHAGNYVCPQCNKRFRAKPVLYTNAALAKVLQELQQVGLSPALPALGYAGPVDVACDICSGQKLRAVKSCLTCTVSYCELHVRQHYTIPALQRHTLADVIGYGGHKGHHGNTGKTERIKEKNEDEDEVEGSVSKKMKMGEEDSELKKIISELKKENSVLKQEAIEKQRMDTINKLRSDLQQKAAETERGNLENITAGWVEVPALGRPIHPGMLYDCCSESFTPDVLCDSDNKIKGKISLPFPFTETKVIETDSLQERFRALGLDQPIRTSFLSGLVEVRGAAEYLNHPLLHKGDYVTLHYKRTTRLDQLTSFLLEKVRRPEVIQQQTATHVVMAVTYGTQAFIVCKTNRTWTTSKVINKLKKMIQLLTAEDEAAQLAKSSGLTCTYYGDLETNRGDREITDLCKSFPKLLGPSGEKAVPLRVWLCPLKNLHPAATCVREMSEDLQSRVEREMEHYRCIGTRCEEIVKHEWVSKVQDLKDKLIHFIDLIQQYLAQLQKLMGRVLVSVRSGVQEEKAVEEEMIGHDLSPFRMEATGQWLDDKQAELKFLESLDSKIRSKMVSTDQLQKVISNSKTDTVVCFTLTSLGETDQYLSSLKQHLDSLQTYSHTRPGHRYQHTQPWFKSEENKERVTTAARAFLDFIVTKKLKFVATSIPDDSTPGASIRLYQGGKLVDSDYEAVSKPETVKVVDTQQSSVTLCLSPSKTGQTDRFRVEYRPVRPDLFFLHEEKNWRSMMTGENGEAFVISGLERDTQYQIRHRAEDMAGVTSEFSDITVTETGSGSEPGRPVVQSADRNSVSLTWRRPAEAAEGRPVLHYRLEYREEGQEEWVILLTDRDECVYSLTPTHTSCRVRVCAIYRDGDMSEPSKETVIPLAADVTLDPDTAHCELILSDNGRRVTAGKNRKVPNNPLRFDGWSCILGKEGFHSGRHFWHVEVNIEVEASWAVGVTRESAERKGWFSFSPNEGYWCLSKPSYSSTLCVFKTNLPWPSNLKVLDVCVDIEERWVSFYNAVSRSHVYTITDMVFTKGERIYPLFRTYGRDKGLVIQELK